In Carya illinoinensis cultivar Pawnee chromosome 10, C.illinoinensisPawnee_v1, whole genome shotgun sequence, one DNA window encodes the following:
- the LOC122279737 gene encoding protein LURP-one-related 15-like translates to MSAHDRWYVYRGESKEPNDLLFTVKRSSMIQFKAKLHVFLANNTEEEVCDFKVEGSWSERSCVVYAGDSPNIVARMYKKTTAQSVLFGKDNFSVTVYPNVDYAFIIALIVILDDINKESGAE, encoded by the exons ATGTCTGCACATGACAGATGGTATGTGTATAGGGGCGAAAGCAAAGAGCCCAATGATCTTCTTTTTACTGTTAAGCGATCTTCAATGATCCAATTCAAGGCCAAATTACATGTGTTTTTGGCAAATAACACAGAAGAAGAGGTATGCGACTTCAAGGTTGAAGGGAGTTGGTCTGAAAGAAGTTGTGTCGTTTATGCTGGAGATTCTCCCAATATAGTTGCTCGG ATGTATAAGAAGACCACCGCTCAAAGTGTTCTGTTCGGAAAAGACAACTTCTCGGTGACTGTTTATCCTAAcgttgattatgcattcataatTGCGCTTATTGTGATTCTGGACGACATTAACAAGGAAAGCGGCGCCGAGTGA
- the LOC122278718 gene encoding protein LURP-one-related 10-like, whose protein sequence is MIVDRRLKRLGNRVVTEVLVKWIGASDEGNTWEILDRLRGLYPHLVGKPIPVPTPTAHAAQFANPLPVISTQYCTPHPLNLVVVNKVMTISDGDFVNVIDTNNTIIFKVKGKLVTLHGHRVLLDAAGNPIVTVRKKRMTAHHRWNVYRGESKKSSDMIFTVRRSSRIQLKAKLHVFLANNTKEDVCDFIVYAKDRTNIVVEMSKETTVGSVMIGKDNYSVTIHPNVDYAFMVTLIVILDDMNLINDMDGVANNSGMTMAGPPIVRAKQLGPVCGSGFGPTSANKTSQHSIPTSKEEVGIEV, encoded by the exons ATGATAGTGGATCGAAGACTCAAAAGGCTGGGAAACAGGGTTGTGACAGAGGTACTTGTGAAGTGGATTGGGGCTTCGGATGAAGGAAACACGTGGGAAATCTTGGATCGGTTAAGAGGCCTTTAtcctcaccttgtgggcaag CCAATTCCAGTTCCAACTCCGACTGCGCATGCCGCACAGTTTGCCAACCCTCTTCCGGTCATCTCCACTCAGTACTGTACACCTCACCCCCTTAATCTTGTGGTTGTCAACAAAGTCATGACCATATCCGATGGTGACTTTGTTAATGTCATAGACACCAACAACACCATCATTTTCAAAGTGAAAGGAAAGTTAGTGACCCTTCATGGTCATCGTGTTCTACTTGATGCTGCTGGAAATCCTATCGTCACTGTTCGGAAGAAG AGAATGACTGCACATCACAGATGGAATGTGTATAGGGGTGAAAGCAAAAAGTCTAGTGATATGATTTTTACTGTTAGGCGATCTTCAAGGATTCAATTAAAGGCTAAGTTACATGTGTTCTTGGCAAATAACACAAAGGAAGATGTATGCGACTTCATCGTTTATGCCAAAGATCGTACCAATATAGTTGTGGAG ATGTCTAAAGAGACCACCGTTGGAAGTGTTATGATTGGAAAAGACAATTACTCAGTAACTATTCATCCTAAcgttgattatgcattcatggtCACACTTATTGTGATTCTAGATGACATGAACCTCATAAACGACATGGATGGAGTGGCCAACAATTCAGGCATGACCATGGCTGGACCACCGATAGTTAGGGCAAAACAACTTGGACCTGTGTGCGGTTCAGGGTTTGGGCCAACCAGTGCTAACAAAACTAGTCAGCATTCAATACCAACTTCTAAGGAAGAAGTTGGTATAGAAGTTTGA